A genome region from Bacteroidales bacterium includes the following:
- a CDS encoding efflux RND transporter permease subunit has translation LSSVNGQIVRLADIATVTDDLKEKDEIARTNGTRAVALFVQKQSGANTLQVYKAVSEAMASIQKNLPNDVQVKEIINSAEVINKSLGNLSETLWYAAFFVILVVIAFLREWRSSLIVIVTIPFSLIVAFIMMYALGYTINIFSMMALVIAIGMVVDDAIVVIENISRHIEKGSRPREAAIFATMEMGRAIVASTLTIVAVFIPMFFIGGIVGIMFKQLAVITTVTMLASLVTALSLTPMLASVLLKPVRLKKETPFYKASERFLQRFENGYHRSLRWAIHNRYLLIVIVLIISAITIWQATLLGTDYIPEFDAGDVVAVIETEPGTSAEETERIAMKVEEIFRREIPEQVSSYTIAGQTEKGILTTISFAEGKNVATIGAHLVLPENRRRSAAEIAEAVRKQIAQIPEIEKFHVTGGSMLSSALLGNVKPIEIKITGNNIPVMTATAEKIREAMNSDPIFSGVESSADQGTLELQIHIDQDRASELGLNTALISLQVRQALYGADAGELQEEGDDYNLVVRYKKENRRQADDLKNIMISTLTGKMVPLSYVAEISQEKGLTEIRRESQQRIVKVMASVNGVSLSEAADHARKIVSQTDIPENVSVEVAGQVSDQKESFNNLWLIFVLGTLMVYMIMASQFESMKDPFIILFAIPFGLIGIVWAFRITGLTLSVVTFIGMIMLLGIVVRNGIILVDYTNLLLQRDLPLEEAVTQAGQSRLRPVLMTSLVAILGMIPMAVSSGMGSEMWSPLGITLIGGLTVSLLITLILVPVIYYMLHVRRQEYAK, from the coding sequence CTCAGTTCGGTCAACGGACAGATTGTTCGCCTTGCAGATATTGCAACGGTGACAGACGATCTTAAAGAAAAAGACGAAATAGCACGTACAAATGGTACAAGGGCCGTAGCTCTTTTCGTTCAGAAACAATCTGGAGCAAATACGCTTCAGGTTTATAAAGCTGTTTCCGAAGCAATGGCTTCAATACAAAAAAATCTTCCCAATGATGTTCAGGTAAAAGAAATCATTAACAGTGCTGAAGTTATTAATAAATCGCTGGGAAATCTTTCGGAAACACTCTGGTATGCCGCCTTTTTTGTGATTCTTGTTGTTATAGCATTCCTCAGGGAGTGGCGAAGCAGTCTGATTGTCATTGTAACCATTCCTTTTTCGCTGATCGTGGCTTTTATCATGATGTACGCCCTGGGATATACCATCAACATCTTTTCCATGATGGCACTGGTTATTGCCATAGGAATGGTGGTTGACGATGCCATCGTGGTAATTGAAAACATTTCACGGCATATTGAAAAAGGATCCAGGCCGCGTGAAGCTGCCATATTCGCCACCATGGAAATGGGAAGAGCCATTGTTGCTTCCACACTTACTATTGTGGCTGTCTTCATTCCTATGTTTTTCATCGGTGGAATTGTCGGTATTATGTTTAAACAGCTTGCCGTAATTACCACAGTCACCATGCTCGCGTCGCTTGTTACTGCTCTTTCGTTAACACCCATGCTGGCCTCGGTGCTGTTAAAGCCTGTGAGGTTAAAAAAAGAAACTCCTTTCTACAAAGCAAGTGAAAGGTTCCTGCAGCGCTTTGAAAACGGCTATCATCGGTCACTCCGGTGGGCAATCCATAACCGCTATCTTCTGATTGTGATTGTGCTGATAATATCAGCCATAACCATCTGGCAGGCTACACTTCTCGGCACCGACTACATTCCTGAATTTGACGCCGGAGATGTTGTGGCCGTTATTGAAACGGAACCGGGCACCTCAGCTGAAGAAACAGAAAGGATAGCCATGAAAGTGGAAGAAATTTTCCGGAGAGAAATACCCGAGCAGGTTTCGTCCTATACCATTGCAGGACAAACAGAAAAGGGGATTCTTACAACGATAAGCTTTGCTGAAGGAAAGAATGTCGCCACCATCGGGGCCCACCTGGTTCTGCCCGAAAACCGCCGGCGGAGTGCAGCCGAAATCGCTGAAGCGGTGAGAAAACAAATTGCTCAGATTCCAGAAATTGAAAAATTCCATGTGACCGGCGGAAGTATGCTTTCATCAGCTCTTCTGGGAAACGTTAAACCAATAGAAATCAAAATAACCGGTAACAATATTCCGGTTATGACAGCAACAGCAGAAAAAATCAGAGAGGCAATGAACAGCGATCCGATATTCTCAGGGGTTGAATCTTCAGCCGATCAGGGGACTCTGGAGTTACAAATTCATATTGACCAGGACAGGGCTTCCGAACTGGGACTTAACACAGCACTGATTTCTCTTCAGGTACGTCAGGCACTTTATGGAGCCGACGCCGGTGAGCTGCAGGAAGAGGGCGACGATTACAACCTTGTGGTAAGATATAAAAAGGAAAATCGCCGACAGGCCGATGATTTGAAAAATATCATGATCAGTACCCTTACCGGCAAAATGGTTCCCCTGTCGTATGTAGCTGAAATTTCCCAGGAAAAAGGTCTTACGGAAATCCGCAGGGAAAGCCAGCAGAGGATTGTAAAAGTAATGGCCTCTGTAAACGGCGTTTCCCTGAGTGAAGCTGCAGATCATGCACGCAAAATTGTCAGCCAAACCGATATTCCTGAAAATGTTTCCGTGGAAGTTGCCGGGCAGGTTTCTGACCAAAAAGAATCCTTCAATAACCTCTGGCTGATATTTGTTCTGGGAACTCTTATGGTATATATGATTATGGCTTCCCAGTTCGAATCGATGAAAGACCCCTTTATTATACTCTTTGCCATTCCCTTTGGATTAATAGGCATTGTATGGGCTTTCAGAATAACCGGCCTTACCCTCAGTGTGGTGACATTTATCGGAATGATCATGTTGCTCGGAATTGTTGTCCGAAACGGTATCATTCTGGTTGACTATACCAACCTTCTCCTGCAGCGGGATCTTCCTCTGGAGGAAGCAGTCACCCAGGCAGGACAATCCAGGCTCAGACCTGTTCTCATGACTTCGCTCGTAGCTATTCTTGGAATGATCCCAATGGCAGTTAGTTCCGGGATGGGTTCTGAAATGTGGTCACCCCTTGGAATTA